Proteins encoded within one genomic window of Nitrospina gracilis 3/211:
- the fliD gene encoding flagellar filament capping protein FliD, which produces FNTSEVVEKLIALQQRPLEAKVSDRELEVEKLDLLKELRGLLNTFKSTVRLMNVRDRLVSIDGTFIADTTGGENARVGVTTTLNSPIGNYSIDVNQLAQKGIVQSDDRFSSASDIYSPGFFGAGTLEITVAGIQTDISITNTDTVQQVVDKINASAADVTAKVVDDGSGATPISIVIEGNKTGSSQTVSAFFDGPFGFGDKFFTSIQSSQDALFDFEGVSYARSTNIVSDVLTGTTLSLEALGPGTIQITQDTEAIRGKVDDFVEQYNAIRAFVNDNAQFDPDTLEAGPLFGNVSVRSLEQSLARLVSSEVQGLSTSFSFLSQVGIKTGDDGLLELDEAKLSSALASDPTGVVNLFINSGSASNPNVTFGSAATTTEEGTFELQVTGGVPELRKVGESTFVPAVAGPGDTFIGAAGTTAEGLVFSITAAELASDGNKGTIEVSLGVAEKLNRLVTFNTDTTLDSPLQGDINTTTGTIEDLNETILKLDDRLALFEENITKEFIRLEQLLGELDSQRRAVESSLANLPSLLSK; this is translated from the coding sequence TTCAACACCTCGGAAGTGGTCGAGAAACTGATCGCACTGCAACAGCGACCCCTTGAAGCCAAGGTCTCCGACCGCGAGCTGGAGGTGGAAAAGCTCGACCTGCTGAAGGAACTCCGCGGTCTGCTCAACACCTTCAAGAGCACGGTGCGGCTGATGAACGTGCGCGACCGGTTGGTGTCCATCGATGGGACTTTCATTGCCGACACCACCGGGGGAGAAAACGCCCGCGTCGGGGTCACCACTACCCTCAACTCCCCGATTGGCAATTACAGCATCGATGTCAACCAGCTGGCCCAGAAAGGAATTGTACAATCCGACGACCGGTTCAGTTCGGCGTCCGACATTTACAGCCCAGGGTTTTTCGGTGCAGGTACGTTGGAAATTACGGTGGCCGGAATTCAAACCGACATCTCAATCACCAACACGGATACGGTGCAGCAGGTGGTGGATAAGATCAATGCCTCGGCGGCGGACGTCACAGCAAAAGTGGTGGATGACGGTTCTGGTGCAACTCCCATAAGCATCGTGATTGAAGGAAATAAGACTGGCTCCAGCCAGACCGTTTCCGCCTTTTTCGATGGACCTTTTGGATTCGGCGACAAGTTTTTCACCAGCATTCAATCCTCACAGGACGCCCTTTTCGACTTCGAAGGGGTTTCCTACGCCCGCAGTACCAATATCGTGAGCGATGTCCTGACGGGGACGACCCTGTCGCTCGAGGCTTTGGGACCCGGCACCATTCAAATCACACAGGATACCGAAGCCATTCGCGGCAAGGTGGACGATTTTGTCGAGCAGTACAATGCCATCCGCGCCTTCGTAAACGACAACGCCCAATTCGATCCGGACACGCTGGAAGCGGGTCCCCTGTTCGGAAATGTTTCGGTCCGCAGCCTGGAGCAATCGCTGGCCCGGCTGGTTTCCAGCGAAGTGCAGGGACTCAGCACTTCCTTCAGTTTTCTTTCCCAGGTCGGCATCAAGACCGGGGATGACGGCCTGCTGGAACTGGATGAAGCCAAACTGAGCTCGGCCCTGGCGTCCGATCCCACCGGCGTCGTCAACCTGTTCATCAACAGCGGTTCGGCGTCCAACCCGAACGTCACCTTCGGCAGTGCGGCCACCACCACCGAAGAAGGGACCTTTGAATTGCAGGTCACCGGCGGAGTGCCGGAGTTGCGCAAAGTTGGAGAATCCACCTTCGTCCCGGCTGTAGCCGGACCGGGCGACACCTTCATCGGTGCCGCGGGCACCACCGCGGAAGGCCTGGTGTTCAGCATCACCGCCGCTGAACTGGCCTCGGACGGCAACAAGGGAACGATCGAGGTGTCCCTGGGTGTGGCCGAAAAGTTGAACCGTCTTGTGACCTTCAATACGGACACCACACTGGACAGCCCGCTTCAGGGCGACATCAACACCACCACCGGTACCATTGAGGACCTGAACGAGACCATCCTGAAACTTGATGACCGGCTGGCTTTGTTTGAAGAAAACATCACAAAAGAATTTATCCGGCTGGAACAGCTTTTGGGTGAACTCGACTCCCAAAGAAGGGCCGTCGAGTCGTCTCTTGCAAACCTGCCGAGCCTGTTGAGCAAGTAA
- a CDS encoding AAA family ATPase, whose translation MDQTTPDLDLARELLDAKNQVLKEIRKVIIGQDAVIEDLLIALFSRGHSLFVGVPGLAKTLLVSSLAKVLNLKFSRIQFTPDLMPSDITGTEILYEDQATNKRDFRFIRGPIFANIILADEINRTPPKTQAALLQAMQEHQVTVGSNTYHLDEPFLVFATQNPIEHEGTYPLPEAQLDRFMFIINVDYPTKEQEVQIALSTTSGVKPELEVVMEADRILELQKLVPKVPVSDHVARYAVDLVRASRPGNGTTPAFITEWVSWGAGPRASQYLVLAAKARALMDNRVAVSIEDIKSVSQQVLEHRILLNFKAEAENIKTQDIIDKLLAEVKI comes from the coding sequence ATGGACCAAACGACGCCCGATCTCGATCTCGCCCGCGAACTGCTGGACGCGAAAAACCAGGTACTGAAAGAAATCCGCAAGGTCATCATCGGCCAGGACGCCGTCATCGAAGACCTGCTGATCGCGCTGTTCTCGCGCGGCCACTCCCTGTTCGTCGGCGTGCCGGGGCTGGCGAAGACGCTCCTCGTCAGCTCGCTGGCGAAAGTGCTGAACCTCAAGTTCAGCCGAATCCAGTTCACGCCCGACCTCATGCCGTCGGACATCACCGGCACCGAGATCCTGTACGAAGACCAGGCGACGAACAAGCGCGACTTCCGTTTCATCCGCGGCCCCATCTTCGCCAACATCATTCTGGCTGACGAGATCAACCGCACCCCGCCGAAAACGCAGGCGGCGCTGTTGCAGGCCATGCAGGAACACCAGGTGACGGTGGGCTCGAACACGTACCACCTGGACGAACCGTTCCTCGTGTTCGCCACGCAAAACCCCATCGAGCACGAGGGCACCTATCCCCTGCCCGAGGCGCAGTTGGACCGCTTCATGTTCATCATCAATGTCGATTACCCGACCAAGGAGCAGGAGGTGCAGATCGCGCTGTCCACCACGTCGGGTGTGAAGCCGGAACTGGAGGTGGTGATGGAAGCCGACCGCATTCTGGAATTGCAGAAGCTGGTGCCGAAGGTTCCCGTGTCGGACCACGTCGCGCGGTATGCGGTCGACCTGGTGCGCGCGTCGCGGCCGGGGAACGGCACGACGCCGGCGTTCATCACCGAGTGGGTCAGTTGGGGGGCGGGGCCTCGCGCCAGTCAGTACCTCGTGCTCGCCGCCAAGGCGCGTGCGCTGATGGACAACCGCGTCGCCGTCAGCATCGAGGACATCAAAAGCGTCAGCCAGCAGGTGCTGGAGCACCGCATCCTGCTCAACTTCAAAGCCGAAGCCGAAAACATCAAAACCCAGGACATCATCGATAAGCTGTTAGCTGAGGTGAAAATCTGA
- the sucD gene encoding succinate--CoA ligase subunit alpha, protein MSILVDENTRLLVQGITGREGMFHAEQCQKYGTQLVAGVTPGKGGQKVLDNVPVFDTVKQAVDKTKANASMIFVPPAFAADAILEAADAGVELIICISEGIPVYDMVEVYRYIQDSDSRLVGPNCPGVISPGKCKIGIMPAHIHKKGNVGIISRSGTLTYEAVGQLTAMGIGQSTCVGIGGDPIIGTRYIDALKLFQKDRATKAICMIGEIGGSAEDEAAYYIKKHVTKPVVGFIAGQTAPPGRRMGHAGAIISGGQGTAEGKMKVMKKCGIKVVKSPADIGKTIAKCL, encoded by the coding sequence ATGAGCATTCTCGTAGACGAAAACACAAGGTTGCTGGTTCAGGGCATCACCGGCCGCGAAGGCATGTTCCATGCCGAGCAGTGCCAGAAATACGGAACCCAGCTGGTGGCGGGTGTGACCCCTGGTAAAGGTGGACAGAAAGTTCTGGACAACGTTCCGGTATTCGACACGGTCAAGCAGGCCGTGGACAAAACCAAGGCCAACGCATCGATGATTTTCGTTCCCCCGGCGTTCGCCGCGGACGCCATCCTCGAGGCGGCGGATGCGGGCGTCGAACTGATCATCTGCATCTCGGAAGGCATTCCGGTTTACGACATGGTGGAAGTGTACCGGTACATCCAGGATTCGGACTCACGTCTCGTCGGTCCCAACTGCCCGGGCGTCATTTCCCCCGGCAAGTGCAAAATCGGCATCATGCCCGCGCACATTCACAAAAAAGGGAACGTCGGCATCATCTCCCGAAGCGGTACGCTGACTTACGAAGCCGTGGGCCAGTTGACGGCGATGGGCATCGGCCAGTCCACATGCGTGGGCATCGGCGGCGACCCGATCATCGGCACCCGCTACATCGATGCATTGAAACTGTTCCAGAAAGACCGGGCAACCAAGGCCATCTGCATGATCGGCGAGATCGGTGGATCGGCAGAGGATGAAGCCGCGTATTACATCAAGAAGCACGTCACCAAACCGGTGGTGGGTTTCATTGCGGGACAGACCGCGCCCCCGGGCCGCAGGATGGGCCACGCCGGGGCCATCATCTCCGGTGGCCAGGGCACGGCGGAAGGCAAAATGAAGGTGATGAAAAAGTGCGGGATCAAGGTGGTCAAAAGCCCCGCTGACATTGGCAAAACCATCGCCAAGTGCCTGTAA
- the fliD gene encoding flagellar filament capping protein FliD → SIVITGNQSGIANAVSAVFDEPGRDQTFSSTQAAQDAVFTLDNIQYNRSSNIVDDLIDGTTLTLEAEGSGTIQISISTDEIEDKIEAFVEEYNEILAFIEKNAFFDSDTLETGPLFGSASLRQLKQNLADQVSAKVQGLSGDLNYLSTIGIATRGDGTLELDSAKLASALSSDPQGVINLFITSGSASHSEVEFVSASEFTEEGEFELRVIDGVPHLRKSGETEFVAAVAGPGNTYIGAQDTSAEGLVFSIDPAELETDGDKGTLTVSIGIAEKLDRALTESTRESGDSALAADINTTTKKIEDLNEVILMLDDRLKLFEDNLRHQFIRLETILGQLNSQREAVQASLANLPGALKSSN, encoded by the coding sequence AGCATTGTCATCACCGGCAACCAGAGCGGCATCGCAAACGCCGTCTCCGCCGTGTTCGACGAACCGGGACGGGACCAGACTTTCTCCAGCACACAGGCGGCGCAGGATGCGGTCTTCACCCTCGACAACATTCAGTACAACCGCTCCAGCAACATCGTGGACGACTTGATCGACGGCACCACCCTGACGCTCGAGGCCGAGGGATCGGGCACCATCCAGATCAGCATCTCCACCGATGAAATCGAGGACAAGATCGAGGCCTTTGTCGAGGAATACAATGAAATCCTGGCGTTCATTGAAAAGAACGCATTTTTCGACAGCGATACACTGGAAACCGGCCCGCTGTTCGGCAGCGCTTCCCTGCGTCAATTGAAGCAGAACCTCGCCGACCAGGTTTCCGCCAAAGTGCAGGGGCTGAGCGGGGATTTGAATTACCTGTCGACCATCGGCATCGCCACCCGCGGCGACGGCACGCTGGAACTCGATTCCGCCAAGCTGGCCTCCGCCCTGTCCAGTGACCCGCAAGGCGTGATCAACCTGTTCATCACCAGCGGTTCGGCCAGCCACTCGGAAGTCGAGTTTGTCAGCGCCTCCGAATTCACGGAGGAGGGCGAGTTCGAACTGCGCGTCATCGACGGGGTGCCGCACCTCAGAAAATCCGGGGAAACGGAATTCGTGGCGGCGGTGGCGGGTCCGGGGAACACCTACATCGGAGCGCAGGACACCAGCGCCGAGGGACTGGTGTTCAGCATCGACCCGGCGGAACTGGAAACCGACGGCGACAAGGGCACGCTGACCGTCTCCATCGGCATTGCAGAAAAACTGGACCGGGCATTGACGGAAAGCACCCGGGAAAGCGGCGACAGCGCCCTGGCCGCGGACATCAACACCACCACGAAAAAAATCGAGGACCTGAACGAGGTGATATTGATGCTCGACGACCGGTTGAAGCTGTTCGAGGACAACCTGCGTCACCAGTTCATCCGGCTGGAGACCATACTGGGACAACTGAATTCACAGCGGGAAGCAGTTCAGGCCTCTCTGGCCAACCTGCCGGGAGCGCTCAAGTCCTCCAATTAA
- the fliD gene encoding flagellar filament capping protein FliD, producing the protein SRALDFIDRGIGEAQDRGEMFETVRQAQDAFFLLNDTPFTHYTNKVDHALPGTTLTLQTTGTGTLMVREITRDVPGKPEAGIDEFRSQIRHCIARYNEIRKFLDRHAFYNEKTEEAGPLFSLCSVRNLQRALYHFIDSALVELEGGSSRLSQVGITVQKDGTLSLDMDQLDGALEYDLQNVIDLVSIQGSASNPNVTFLSAGDRMEGGVFELEMENGSLKIHKVGEPGSSAAVNGTGSTFEGASGTSAEGLNIRIDPVESAQDGEKGSVVVTAGLAGRLNRLLTAVAEEGGPASPFTADINTTSKRIGELTRSINQLSRQLQQFEQRSRSQFTNLDKSLSRLESQRLIVENFRFTLTGLFDFRR; encoded by the coding sequence CGAGCCGGGCCCTCGACTTCATTGACCGCGGAATCGGCGAAGCCCAAGACAGGGGAGAGATGTTTGAAACTGTTCGGCAGGCACAGGACGCTTTCTTTCTACTGAACGACACCCCGTTTACCCACTATACCAACAAGGTGGACCACGCCCTTCCGGGCACCACCCTGACCCTTCAAACCACAGGCACCGGAACCCTCATGGTCAGGGAGATCACACGCGACGTTCCGGGAAAGCCTGAGGCCGGCATTGATGAATTCAGAAGCCAGATCCGGCATTGCATAGCTAGGTACAACGAGATCAGGAAATTCCTCGACCGCCATGCGTTTTACAATGAAAAAACCGAGGAGGCGGGGCCGCTGTTCTCCCTGTGTTCCGTGCGCAACCTGCAGAGGGCTCTTTATCACTTCATAGACAGCGCGCTGGTGGAATTGGAAGGCGGGTCCAGCCGTCTGTCGCAGGTCGGCATCACCGTACAGAAAGACGGAACGCTGTCCCTGGATATGGACCAACTGGACGGGGCACTGGAATACGATCTGCAAAACGTCATTGACCTGGTTTCCATCCAGGGATCCGCTTCGAATCCGAACGTGACCTTCCTCAGCGCCGGCGACCGGATGGAGGGAGGGGTGTTTGAACTGGAGATGGAGAACGGGTCCCTGAAAATCCACAAGGTGGGCGAGCCTGGATCCAGCGCCGCAGTCAATGGGACCGGCAGTACCTTCGAAGGTGCGTCTGGAACTTCCGCGGAAGGACTGAATATCAGGATCGACCCGGTGGAAAGCGCCCAGGACGGAGAAAAAGGAAGCGTTGTGGTCACCGCGGGCCTCGCCGGAAGGCTGAACCGCCTGCTGACTGCGGTCGCCGAGGAGGGGGGCCCGGCCTCACCGTTTACAGCGGACATCAACACAACCAGTAAAAGGATTGGCGAACTCACCCGTTCCATCAATCAACTGTCACGCCAGCTTCAACAATTCGAACAACGCAGCCGCAGCCAGTTTACAAACCTCGATAAATCCCTGAGCCGGCTGGAATCGCAGAGGTTGATTGTGGAAAACTTCCGCTTCACCCTGACCGGCCTGTTCGACTTCCGCCGCTGA
- a CDS encoding flagellar cap protein FliD N-terminal domain-containing protein encodes MHLSSLSEMKHGLETARSAEQLVGLRKKSLQTKATERTFYERRLDLLNRLGAMVTSFKSTLRNLCVTIPTPATPGKTIVVGKEGEFISDGTAGLGLQVSDSTPAGTYRIDIHQLARAGTVRSPQTFAGPDHAFTGRSGVLVFKAGAERTQIEITKNASLQEVVEAIHATGANVTAKSVCDGGLYRLEISGNFTGAGQAVSACFVENRKKFDLFGLLEKFFHLPG; translated from the coding sequence ATGCACTTGTCTTCCTTGTCTGAAATGAAGCACGGATTGGAAACCGCCCGTTCGGCCGAGCAACTGGTCGGCCTCCGCAAAAAAAGTTTACAGACCAAAGCAACGGAACGCACGTTTTACGAACGGCGGCTGGATTTATTGAACCGGCTCGGCGCCATGGTCACGTCGTTCAAATCCACTCTTCGCAATCTCTGCGTTACGATTCCCACGCCCGCCACTCCGGGCAAAACCATCGTCGTCGGAAAAGAAGGAGAATTCATTTCCGACGGTACGGCAGGGCTCGGTCTGCAGGTCAGCGATTCGACTCCGGCCGGGACCTATCGAATTGACATCCACCAGTTGGCGCGAGCGGGGACCGTTCGCTCCCCGCAAACCTTTGCAGGCCCGGACCATGCGTTCACCGGCAGGAGCGGCGTGCTGGTTTTCAAGGCGGGTGCGGAAAGAACCCAGATCGAAATTACGAAAAACGCTTCCCTGCAGGAAGTCGTGGAAGCCATCCATGCAACAGGCGCCAACGTCACGGCAAAATCCGTTTGCGATGGCGGGCTCTACCGCCTTGAGATCAGTGGCAACTTCACCGGGGCGGGGCAGGCGGTGTCTGCCTGTTTTGTGGAGAACAGGAAAAAGTTCGATCTCTTCGGCCTGCTGGAAAAATTTTTCCACCTTCCGGG
- the fliS gene encoding flagellar export chaperone FliS, with protein sequence MARNQGPNQYQINEVSTSNQGKLILMMYDGAIRFVTMAMESMDQNDVAHKSAYIQRSRDIVNELMVALDTDKGGEVTRNLERLYQFILRQLTHANIKNDKDALQSILRVMTPLREAWGQILRPETNSESSAGGASQSGFAARC encoded by the coding sequence ATGGCACGAAACCAGGGACCCAATCAATACCAGATCAACGAGGTATCCACCTCCAACCAGGGCAAACTGATTCTCATGATGTATGACGGGGCCATCCGCTTCGTAACCATGGCGATGGAATCGATGGACCAGAACGACGTCGCACACAAAAGCGCGTACATTCAAAGGTCGCGGGATATCGTGAACGAACTCATGGTTGCACTCGATACGGACAAAGGCGGTGAGGTGACCCGCAACCTGGAACGTTTGTACCAGTTCATTCTGCGCCAACTCACGCACGCCAACATCAAAAACGACAAAGACGCCCTGCAGTCGATCCTGCGGGTGATGACTCCGTTGCGCGAAGCCTGGGGTCAGATTCTGCGCCCGGAGACAAATTCGGAGTCCTCCGCTGGAGGCGCCTCCCAATCCGGTTTTGCGGCGCGCTGTTGA
- a CDS encoding ribonuclease H-like domain-containing protein, translated as MSDQLDLFSQPPVEEPAPPKPQKAKGPRVLYFDLETQKSADEVGGWGNIKDMLMAVGVVWDSHDEKHHVYYGEAEKKEGKGYTDLIDHLKSADLVVGFNVIGFDYTVIQGAASQRHIDLLDIPTFDILVDFIKQKNHRIKLDNLAGCTLGTKKSADGLASLKWWKEYLGGDAGKLDQIVEYCKQDVNVTRDLFLFGKDHGYVEYDGRTGQRLRLDVDWTVETILKSPHR; from the coding sequence ATGTCCGACCAACTCGATTTGTTTTCCCAGCCGCCGGTGGAAGAACCGGCACCCCCCAAGCCGCAGAAAGCCAAAGGCCCGCGCGTGCTGTATTTCGATCTGGAGACGCAGAAAAGCGCAGACGAGGTGGGCGGTTGGGGCAACATCAAGGACATGCTGATGGCCGTCGGCGTGGTGTGGGACAGCCACGACGAAAAACACCACGTCTATTACGGCGAAGCGGAGAAGAAAGAGGGGAAGGGCTACACCGACCTCATCGACCACCTCAAGTCGGCGGACCTCGTGGTCGGCTTCAACGTCATCGGCTTCGACTACACCGTCATCCAGGGCGCGGCCAGCCAACGGCACATCGACCTGCTGGACATCCCCACCTTCGACATCCTCGTCGATTTCATCAAGCAAAAGAACCACCGCATCAAGCTCGACAACCTCGCCGGCTGCACGCTGGGCACGAAGAAGTCCGCCGACGGACTGGCGTCGCTCAAGTGGTGGAAGGAGTATTTGGGAGGCGATGCAGGCAAGCTCGACCAGATCGTCGAATACTGCAAGCAGGACGTCAACGTGACGCGCGACCTGTTTTTATTCGGCAAGGACCACGGCTACGTCGAGTACGACGGCCGCACCGGCCAGCGCCTGCGCTTGGACGTGGACTGGACCGTCGAAACCATCCTCAAATCCCCACATCGATAA
- a CDS encoding zinc ribbon domain-containing protein: protein MNYTLECPNCGAPNINKTAWCEKCLTPFDPPKAENKELDCPVCQHINDYTLDHCEVCHEPLKPGQSE from the coding sequence ATGAACTACACTCTCGAATGCCCCAATTGCGGGGCGCCCAATATCAATAAAACCGCGTGGTGCGAAAAGTGCCTGACGCCGTTTGACCCGCCGAAGGCCGAGAACAAGGAGCTGGACTGCCCCGTCTGCCAGCACATCAACGATTACACACTCGATCACTGCGAAGTCTGCCACGAACCCTTGAAGCCGGGTCAGTCGGAGTGA
- the sucC gene encoding ADP-forming succinate--CoA ligase subunit beta: MKIHEYQGKELFRKYKVPVPRGILIHDKSEAAAAAREIGTTPVVVKAQIHAGGRGKGGGVKLAKSPEEAEQHAGKIIGMTLVTHQTGPEGRLVKKVLIEEGMDIVRELYLSLILDRETSQVMIMASEAGGMEIEEVAEATPEKIIIERIDPVIGVKPYLARKIAFALNLEGEVFKQAIPFIINLYQCFVKEDLSMLEINPLVVTGDNRLLALDAKIDIDDNALGRHPDLQEMRDLDEEDPNEIEASKYRLNYIQLDGNIGCMVNGAGLAMATMDIVKHSGGEPANFLDVGGGANEEMIENAFRILLSDNKVKAIFINIFGGILRCDILAAGVVAAARKLSVKVPVVIRMEGTNMEEGHRILNESDINFIVGNGMKDAAKKVVQAIK; this comes from the coding sequence ATGAAAATTCACGAATATCAGGGCAAAGAGCTCTTCAGGAAATACAAGGTACCGGTACCGCGCGGCATACTGATTCATGACAAATCGGAAGCCGCAGCGGCAGCCCGGGAGATCGGCACCACGCCCGTTGTGGTGAAGGCGCAGATCCATGCAGGCGGACGCGGCAAGGGCGGCGGCGTGAAACTCGCGAAAAGCCCGGAAGAAGCCGAACAGCACGCCGGCAAAATCATCGGCATGACTTTGGTCACACACCAGACCGGACCGGAAGGACGTCTGGTCAAAAAGGTATTGATCGAAGAAGGCATGGACATCGTTCGCGAGTTGTACCTGAGCCTCATCCTCGACCGCGAGACCAGCCAGGTCATGATCATGGCCAGCGAGGCGGGCGGCATGGAGATCGAGGAAGTCGCCGAGGCCACACCTGAAAAAATCATCATCGAACGCATCGACCCGGTCATTGGCGTGAAGCCTTACCTCGCCCGCAAGATCGCGTTTGCGCTGAACCTGGAAGGCGAGGTGTTCAAGCAGGCCATTCCTTTCATCATCAACCTGTACCAGTGTTTCGTGAAGGAAGACCTGTCGATGCTGGAGATCAATCCGCTCGTCGTCACCGGCGACAATCGCCTGCTGGCGCTCGACGCGAAGATCGACATCGACGACAACGCACTGGGCCGCCACCCGGACCTGCAGGAGATGCGCGATCTCGACGAAGAGGATCCCAACGAGATCGAGGCCTCCAAGTACCGCCTCAACTACATTCAGCTCGACGGCAACATCGGCTGCATGGTGAACGGCGCGGGACTGGCCATGGCGACGATGGACATCGTGAAACACAGCGGAGGCGAGCCGGCCAACTTTCTGGACGTCGGCGGCGGTGCCAACGAGGAGATGATCGAGAACGCGTTCCGTATCCTCCTCTCCGACAACAAAGTCAAAGCGATTTTCATCAACATCTTTGGCGGCATTCTGCGTTGCGACATCCTCGCCGCGGGCGTGGTCGCGGCCGCCAGGAAACTGAGTGTGAAGGTGCCTGTGGTCATCCGTATGGAAGGGACCAACATGGAGGAAGGACACCGCATTCTGAATGAATCCGATATCAACTTCATCGTCGGCAATGGTATGAAAGACGCCGCGAAAAAGGTCGTACAGGCAATAAAATGA
- a CDS encoding DUF1841 family protein encodes MKFDKETQERILRVAADRNQGKDMEEVDESIAYIMDMHPEFDQAWEMGEMAVYPQEIEGKVVNPFVHTVLHVIVDQQIRDEAPDFVAQAYKDLVDMGIDQHEVLHHLISVYADLYFTTFRRGDNFSNLDYQERIKQLVQAAKEGMEEG; translated from the coding sequence ATGAAATTCGATAAGGAAACGCAGGAACGCATTCTCCGCGTTGCGGCCGACCGAAACCAGGGAAAGGACATGGAAGAGGTGGACGAAAGTATCGCCTACATCATGGACATGCACCCGGAGTTCGACCAGGCCTGGGAAATGGGTGAGATGGCAGTGTACCCGCAGGAGATCGAAGGCAAGGTGGTCAATCCTTTCGTCCACACCGTCCTGCACGTCATCGTGGACCAGCAGATCCGCGACGAAGCGCCGGACTTCGTGGCCCAGGCCTACAAGGACCTGGTGGATATGGGCATCGACCAGCATGAGGTTCTGCATCACCTCATCTCGGTCTACGCCGATTTGTATTTCACCACGTTTCGCCGCGGCGACAACTTCAGCAACCTCGATTACCAGGAACGCATCAAGCAACTGGTGCAGGCGGCGAAGGAGGGGATGGAAGAGGGGTGA
- a CDS encoding flagellar cap protein FliD N-terminal domain-containing protein has protein sequence MSITSIFGIQSGFNTSEVIEKLLALQQRPLEAKVSERELQIERLDLFKQLRRNANSFKSLVRTMDGRDQMTVKVGSFLGDTDTAQVGVITSVTSPAGSFAIDVTQLARVGIVRSDDRYASATSVYSPDDAGTLEITVGNTQTDISITDTDTLQDVVDKINASSADVTARVVDSGSGQTPFSIVITGNQSGIANAVSAVFDEPGRDQTFSSTQAAQDAVF, from the coding sequence ATGTCTATCACCTCCATTTTCGGCATTCAATCGGGATTCAACACTTCCGAAGTTATTGAAAAACTGCTTGCTCTCCAGCAACGCCCGCTCGAAGCCAAGGTCTCCGAACGTGAGTTGCAGATCGAGCGCCTCGACCTGTTCAAGCAATTGCGCCGGAATGCCAACAGTTTCAAGAGCCTGGTTCGCACCATGGACGGCCGCGACCAGATGACCGTCAAGGTGGGTTCCTTTCTGGGCGACACGGACACCGCCCAAGTGGGTGTCATCACCAGCGTCACCTCCCCTGCCGGCAGTTTTGCCATCGACGTCACCCAGCTGGCGCGGGTGGGCATCGTGCGATCCGACGACCGCTACGCCTCGGCCACGTCCGTTTACAGCCCGGATGACGCCGGCACGCTGGAGATCACCGTCGGCAATACGCAGACCGACATCTCCATCACCGATACCGACACGCTGCAGGACGTGGTGGACAAGATCAACGCCTCGTCGGCGGATGTCACCGCCCGGGTGGTGGACAGCGGCAGCGGCCAGACTCCTTTCAGCATTGTCATCACCGGCAACCAGAGCGGCATCGCAAACGCCGTCTCCGCCGTGTTCGACGAACCGGGACGGGACCAGACTTTCTCCAGCACACAGGCGGCGCAGGATGCGGTCTTCA